The Gemmatimonadota bacterium genome segment GATCCAGCATCGAACTCGGCACTGCGCCCTGAGGATCCGAGGAAGGCGTGGCCTTCGACCCCCTCGTCGGTAATGATCGTGAGCAGACCAAGCTGGCTATCGCCACCTATGGGACCGGTGTGGCGTTTGGCAATGCCAGCAGGGATTCCTTCCCATTTGAAGAGCGTGAGCGTGAGATCTGTGATCTTCATTTATCCATTCCATTTTTATTATTATTCACGGTTTTAACAAAATTTTGATGGCGGCACCTGGCTTTGCCTGTGTCGCAAACGCTTCGGGTGCTTGATCGAGAGGAAAAGCGTGGGAAACGAGTGGTTTCCGATCAATTTTCCCACTCCTGACGAGTTCAATTCCCCGCCTGTAATCATCGGGGGTCCATGACCAGGACCCTTGAAGCGTCACTTGCTTGCGCACCACCTGGTTAAAGTCGAGTTCGGGTTGATCTTCGAATAATGCGACGGGAACGAGGCGACCATTTTGTTGTTTTAGCATCGTCAAACCCTGATTGGGCGAGGCTTTCGCACCAGCAGAATCGATCACCACATCGGCATTTCCTCCCCGCGCACCGAATCTTTCCACCGGTCTCTCACCGCCCGTGAGTTCAATAACAGCTTCAACGGGATCTACTTCCGTCAAATTCACTATCTCATCTGCACCCAACTGGCGCGCCATAGCCAACCGTTTTGGCGACGTATCAACCGCAATAATGCGCCCACCCGCCGTTGCCCGAATGACCTGGATACATCCCAGGCCAATAATCCCAACGCCCAGAATAACAACGGTTTCCCCTTCAATGGGTTTTGCCAGACCCACTGCGTGTATCGACGTGGCGAGAGGCTCCATCATCGCGCCTTCTTCAAAGCTAATCGATTTGGGCAACCTGTAGGGACGATCGGGATTGACTTCCAGGGGAAGATATTCGGCAAACCCACCCAATCCCCCACCAGAAATGTGGTCGCCCACTTGAAACCGCTGCACATCTCGCCCCGTTTCCACAACCTCACCGCTAAACTCGTGCCCCATAATGAGGCCCTTCTCTATCGGACGTCCCAAAGAATCTTCAAACAGCCCGATGCGATAAGCGTGCAGATCCGATCCACAGATCCCACACGCCTTCACCCTCACCAGAATCTCATTTGCATTGATTTCCGGCTCTGGCACATCTGCCACCTGGATATCATGCGGCCCGCAATAAATAGCTGCTTTCATCGCCGTCTCCTTTGTGTATCATGGCGCAATGACTTCAAGCCTTGGAGGCTTCTGTGGACCATGGCTCCCCGGCGGCATCATCATGCGTTTTTGGTTCTCGGTCAAGTGATCGTAGTCATCTATATTGTAATAATTCGCCCATGAAATCGTATTCCCGGGGTTGTATTTAAAGAGAAATGATCTGCGTTCGTGATTGGCTGTCCAGGGCATAGTGCCGTGCACTGTCGCCTCCGTAAAAATGATCAGGTCACCCGGCTCCAATTCGGGTTGTACGACATAATGGGCGGGCCGCCTGAAATACATAACATCCTCGGGGATATCGAGTTGGAAGTTGGACTTGTGCGAGCCTGGAATACAGCAAAAACCGCCATCGCCCTTTCGCACGGGCGTGAGCGCATAGACCAGTGTTGTCAAACCATTGCGCATGATGCCGTCGCGATACGTGTAAAAAAATGGGAATAATTCCGTTTTCGATTTCATCGTACCGGCGTGCAGCGGACCTTTGGAACCGCCTTTGTCCAAAAAAATGCAATAATCCTGATCAAAGTGGATACTCGGTCCCAAAAGTCCGATCAAATAAGGGATAATTTTGGGATGATCTATGAGACCCTGAACGCAGGGATCCCACAGCGTGATATTCCGGGCGAGTTTTAGCCCATCGTCTCGATAGATTTCAAACTGGTCGCGCGCGATGCGGTCTGCAACTTCATTGCATTGATCAACTTCCTCTTTGGAGAGCACGTTTCTGACGACGAGATAACCTTCGAGGTCAAACATGAATTTTTCTTCGGGGGTCATGGCCGAATCTCCTGTATCTTGTATTGAAATCGTCTCGTTATTCCAATATGGTATCAA includes the following:
- a CDS encoding mandelate racemase; amino-acid sequence: MKITDLTLTLFKWEGIPAGIAKRHTGPIGGDSQLGLLTIITDEGVEGHAFLGSSGRSAEFDAGSLIHYLKPIVMDQNPLDRERLFELMILIQRNTTLRAVGAVDVALWDLAGKVAGLSIHQLLG
- a CDS encoding zinc-binding dehydrogenase, with the translated sequence MKAAIYCGPHDIQVADVPEPEINANEILVRVKACGICGSDLHAYRIGLFEDSLGRPIEKGLIMGHEFSGEVVETGRDVQRFQVGDHISGGGLGGFAEYLPLEVNPDRPYRLPKSISFEEGAMMEPLATSIHAVGLAKPIEGETVVILGVGIIGLGCIQVIRATAGGRIIAVDTSPKRLAMARQLGADEIVNLTEVDPVEAVIELTGGERPVERFGARGGNADVVIDSAGAKASPNQGLTMLKQQNGRLVPVALFEDQPELDFNQVVRKQVTLQGSWSWTPDDYRRGIELVRSGKIDRKPLVSHAFPLDQAPEAFATQAKPGAAIKILLKP
- a CDS encoding phytanoyl-CoA dioxygenase family protein — encoded protein: MTPEEKFMFDLEGYLVVRNVLSKEEVDQCNEVADRIARDQFEIYRDDGLKLARNITLWDPCVQGLIDHPKIIPYLIGLLGPSIHFDQDYCIFLDKGGSKGPLHAGTMKSKTELFPFFYTYRDGIMRNGLTTLVYALTPVRKGDGGFCCIPGSHKSNFQLDIPEDVMYFRRPAHYVVQPELEPGDLIIFTEATVHGTMPWTANHERRSFLFKYNPGNTISWANYYNIDDYDHLTENQKRMMMPPGSHGPQKPPRLEVIAP